A genomic stretch from Scheffersomyces stipitis CBS 6054 chromosome 6, complete sequence includes:
- a CDS encoding ATP dependent permease (go_component membrane~go_function ATP binding~go_process transport): MKPWGTLALATTLVLPWFPVVSGAVRVDSEAELYNSFDRIKRGAVINDVFEIKQALIDQQKEKNGDKDECPPCFNCNLPNFECVQFSECNIFTGNCGCRDGFGGVDCSEPLCGALSDGNNNRPVRKKATCECKEGWKGINCNMCTDDSVCDAFMPDGLKGTCYKTGIIVNKFHQMCDVTNPKIISILGGKKPQATFSCNKTAENCNFQFWIDERESFYCDLNKCVLDYDLVANTTKYNCEEVACKCLPDRMLCGEAGSIDISDFLTETIRGPGDFTCDVADRKCRFSEPSMNDLIQSVFGDPYITLKCKSGECVHKSEIPGYEVPDRNKLTLNNILLLAGVVLVTALLVATTIHNIRQSPLFKAGIGSFEPLDGDSSALNNNFTPTNIAFEGISYRVRSGQQVLNNVSGKIEPGECLAIMGGSGAGKTTLLDILAGKNKGGEVYGSIYVNGNILNPDDYKKIVGFVDQEDHLIPTLTVYETVLNSALLRLPRNMTLRQKESRVIEVLNELRILSIKDRVIGSNFKRGISGGEKRRVSIACEMVTSPSILFLDEPTSGLDSYNARNVVECLVKLSRDFNRTIVFTIHQPRSNIVSLFDKLILLSEGDLIYSGDMIKCNDFFAKYGYQCPLGYNIADYLIDITIDHKKIVRVPSEDEIAEEGSSEGHEDIHQAFVEDTAGEVDTTREWEHFAVHRDEYNYAPLTKKGSKDQSKYIQIKNKLPQIFADSVLAIELQTEIDEAKNNPVPLDLKNHMMKKASFLNQILILSSRTFKNLYRNPRLLLTNYVLSLVVGAFCGYLYYSVANDISGFQNRLGLFFFVLAFFGFSALTGLHSFSSERIIFIRERANNYYHPFAYYISKIVCDILPLRVLPPILLISIAYPLVGLTMEHNGFLKAMVVLILFNVAVAVEMLIVGILIKEPGTSTMIGVLILLLSLLFAGLFINSEDLKVQIKWLEWISLFHYAYEALSINEVKDLILKEKKYGLSIEVPGAVILSTFGFDVGAFWKDVAFLGGLSGAFLVLGYLFLHNFTIEKR, encoded by the coding sequence TCAACTGTAATTTGCCTAATTTCGAGTGTGTTCAGTTTTCTGAATGTAACATATTCACTGGTAATTGCGGCTGTAGAGATGGTTTTGGTGGGGTTGACTGCAGTGAGCCATTGTGTGGGGCTCTTTCAGACGGGAACAACAATAGACCCGTAAGAAAGAAGGCTACTTGCGAATGCAAAGAGGGCTGGAAGGGTATAAATTGTAACATGTGTACTGATGATTCTGTTTGTGATGCTTTCATGCCCGATGGTTTGAAGGGGACGTGCTATAAGACTGGTATTATCGTTAACAAGTTCCACCAGATGTGTGATGTAACGAATCCTAAGATCATTCTGATTTTGGGCGGAAAGAAGCCTCAAGCCACTTTCAGCTGTAACAAGACAGCAGAAAACTGTAACTTCCAGTTCTGGATTGACGAGCGGGAGTCCTTCTACTGTGACTTGAACAAATGTGTTTTAGACTATGACCTAGTAGCAAACACTACGAAGTACAACTGTGAAGAAGTCGCCTGTAAATGTTTGCCTGACAGAATGTTGTGTGGAGAAGCTGGATCTATTGATATTTCTGACTTCTTGACAGAAACCATTCGTGGACCAGGTGACTTCACCTGTGATGTTGCTGACAGGAAGTGCCGTTTCTCAGAGCCCAGTATGAACGACTTGATCCAAAGTGTCTTTGGTGATCCGTACATCACGTTGAAGTGCAAATCTGGTGAGTGTGTTCATAAAAGTGAGATTCCGGGCTATGAAGTTCCTGATAGAAATAAGCTTACTTTGAACAACATCTTGCTATTAGCAGGAGTTGTTTTGGTTACAGCATTATTGGTAGCAACTACTATACATAACATCCGTCAATCTCCTTTGTTTAAAGCTGGAATTGGTTCCTTCGAGCCATTAGATGGAGACTCGAGTGCTTTGAACAATAACTTTACTCCTACCAATATTGCGTTTGAAGGTATCAGCTACAGAGTTAGGAGTGGACAGCAGGTTTTGAATAATGTCTCTGGTAAAATTGAGCCAGGTGAATGTTTGGCCATTATGGGAGGCTCTGGAGCAGGTAAAACGACTCTCTTAGATATCTTGGCTGGTAAAAACAAGGGCGGTGAAGTTTATGGAAGCATCTATGTCAACGGCAACATATTGAACCCAGACGactacaagaaaattgttggttttgtaGACCAAGAAGACCATTTGATTCCTACCTTGACAGTTTATGAAACTGTTTTGAACAGTGCCTTGCTTAGACTTCCAAGGAACATGACCTTGAGACAAAAGGAATCTAGAGTTATTGAAGTGTTGAACGAGTTAAGAATTTTAAGTATCAAAGATAGAGTCATTGgctccaacttcaaaagaGGTATTTCGGGAGgtgaaaagagaagagttTCTATTGCTTGTGAAATGGTTACCTCTCCTTCtatcttgttcttggacGAGCCCACTTCTGGTCTTGATTCCTATAATGCCAGAAATGTTGTAGAGTGTTTGGTGAAGTTATCTAGAGACTTCAACCGCACTATTGTATTCACTATTCATCAACCAAGAAGTAATATCGTTTCTTTGTTTGACAAGTTAATTTTGTTGTCTGAAGGTGATTTGATTTACTCGGGGGATATGATCAAGTGCAACGACTTCTTTGCTAAATATGGTTACCAGTGCCCTTTGGGTTACAATATTGCTGACTACTTGATTGACATCACCATCGACCATAAAAAGATTGTTAGAGTACCATCCGAAGATGAgattgcagaagaaggaagctCAGAAGGACACGAAGATATTCACCAAgcttttgttgaagatacTGCGGGAGAGGTCGACACTACCAGAGAATGGGAACACTTTGCTGTTCACAGAGATGAGTACAACTACGCACCCTTAACTAAAAAAGGATCGAAGGATCAAAGCAAGTATATTCAGATCAAGAATAAGCTTCCTCAAATCTTTGCTGATTCAGTATTGGCAATCGAATTACAGACTGAAATCGATGAGGCAAAGAATAACCCTGTTCCTCTTGACTTAAAGAATCatatgatgaagaaggctaGCTTCCTTAATCAGATCCTTATCTTGTCTTCCAGAACATTCAAAAACTTGTACAGAAATCCTAGATTGTTGTTGACTAACTATGTCTTGTCTTTGGTGGTTGGTGCATTCTGTGGATATTTGTACTACAGCGTAGCCAATGATATTAGTGGATTCCAGAATAGATTGggtctcttcttcttcgtattGGCTTTCTTTGGTTTTTCGGCATTGACTGGTTTAcattcattttcttcagaaagaatCATTTTCATCCGTGAAAGAGCAAATAATTATTACCATCCATTTGCGTATTACATCAGTAAGATTGTATGTGATATTCTTCCTTTGAGAGTTCTTCCTCCCATCTTGTTGATTAGTATTGCTTATCCATTAGTTGGTTTGACAATGGAACATAACGGATTCTTGAAGGCTATGGTCGTGCTAATCTTGTTCAACGTAGCTGTTGCTGTAGAGATGTTAATTGTTGGTATCTTGATCAAAGAGCCAGGTACTTCGACTATGATTGGTGTGTTGATCTTattgttgtcgttgttgttcGCTGGTTTGTTCATCAACAGCGAGGATTTGAAGGTTCAAATCAAATGGCTTGAATGGATTTCGCTTTTCCATTATGCCTACGAAGCTTTGTCGATCAACGAAGTAAAGGACTTGATAttaaaagaaaagaagtacGGTTTATCTATTGAAGTTCCAGGTGCTGTAATCTTGAGTACTTTTGGATTTGATGTTGGTGCCTTCTGGAAGGATGTTGCGTTCTTGGGTGGGTTATCTGGAGCCTTCTTAGTATTGGGATATCTTTTCTTACACAATTTTACCATAGAGAAAAGGTAA
- a CDS encoding TBC domain protein, with amino-acid sequence MLKENDIISKVLLTIDHCKANMASFKTAITSNEYTPLNSSCFSRTLVWKACLITDSLKIHTWESKLSDSRVVYHQLTKRDDMAVPWWHLESDSSFYSSREMSRKPSLKNSNSAAKRSRSLGKVPLTRVSNVEDPLSSHSRSRSSTPTIPYEYTEEDLELLQTIILDIDRLFPGEEFFHSSNATSVVAKKQMIEILYVWAKCNPQVGYKQGIHEILGLLYINLSKEAVTIPISNTISADDLKILTMFDIHYLSHDLFTIFNKLMLQSGVVTRFYENENVLWQSIEKFNVYLMKVDQLIHYNLIQKLRLESQLWIIRYLRLLLLRELGNDLETTILLWDKLVASQFSHHNGNTITAIPELIMFMIITLLIQLKTPLITCDFSEGLSLLLHYPVPSGLKSSASRSDFIAALYKDAARLYERRDNDLKLYEYGLKLNNTYNRNLKITMSYSGSARNSTDSAGSGRGTSISPSPTPPTSQLPPAPPGGSKEEQMRFEKMRLEMRLKKKAQSMLRN; translated from the coding sequence ATGCTCAAAGAGAACGATATCATATCAAAGGTGCTTCTCACCATCGACCACTGCAAAGCTAACATGGCTCTGTTCAAGACAGCCATCACCAGCAACGAGTATACTCCGCTTAACTCCAGCTGTTTCAGCCGAACCCTTGTCTGGAAAGCATGTCTCATCACCGATAGCTTGAAAATCCACACCTGGGAGTCGAAGCTCAGCGATTCTCGCGTAGTTTACCACCAGCTCACAAAGAGAGACGATATGGCGGTGCCGTGGTGGCATCTTGAATCTGATAGCAGTTTTTATTCTAGTAGAGAAATGTCCCGTAAGCCaagcttgaagaactccaaTTCTGCTGCCAAAAGAAGCCGGAGCTTGGGTAAAGTCCCTCTCACCCGGGTTTCCAACGTCGAAGACCCTCTTTCCAGTCACAGTAGATCCAGAAGCAGCACGCCTACGATTCCCTACGAATACACGGAAGAAGATCTCGAGCTATTACAAACCATCATTCTCGATATTGACCGTCTTTTCCCTGGGGAAGAATTTTTCCATTCATCCAATGCCACTTCTGTTGTAGCCAAGAAACAGATGATCGAAATTTTGTATGTTTGGGCCAAATGCAATCCACAAGTGGGCTACAAACAGGGTATCCACGAGATCTTGGGTTTATTGTACATCAATCTCAGTAAAGAAGCTGTGACAATACCTATTTCAAACACTATATCAGCAGATGACTTGAAAATCCTCACAATGTTCGATATTCACTACTTGTCGCATGATTTGTTTaccattttcaacaaacttATGCTACAGAGTGGAGTCGTGACCCGCTTTtacgaaaacgaaaatgtGCTCTGGCAGTCCATCGAGAAATTCAACGTATACTTGATGAAAGTGGATCAATTAATTCACTACAATTTGATTCAGAAACTAAGATTAGAATCTCAACTCTGGATTATTCGCTATTTACGTCTTCTATTATTGCGTGAATTGGGAAACGACTTGGAAACAACCATCTTACTCTGGGACAAGTTGGTAGCATCACAATTCTCTCACCATAACGGAAATACAATCACTGCCATCCCCGAGCTCATCATGTTCATGATCATCACACTTTTGATCCAGTTGAAGACCCCATTGATTACATGCGACTTCTCTGAAGGTTTGTCTTTACTTTTGCATTATCCCGTTCCATCGGGATTGAAATCTAGTGCTTCAAGAAGCGACTTCATCGCTGCTCTCTATAAGGACGCCGCTAGACTTTATGAGCGTAGAGATAATGATCTCAAGTTGTACGAGTACGGTCTCAAACTAAACAATACATACAATCGCAATCTCAAAATCACCATGAGCTACTCTGGGAGCGCTAGAAATAGCACCGACTCAGCCGGTAGCGGACGTGGTACTTCTATAAGCCCGTCACCTACTCCTCCCACATCTCAGTTGCCACCAGCTCCTCCTGGTGgttcaaaagaagaacagatgAGGTTTGAGAAGATGCGCCTTGAGATGCgcttgaagaagaaagcgCAACTGATGTTACGAAACTAA
- a CDS encoding serine/threonine protein kinase (go_function protein kinase activity; ATP binding~go_process protein amino acid phosphorylation) — MVVFNVSQSFKVVRVLGEGAYGIVSLAIHVPTGTQVAIKKIEPFDKPLFCLRTLREIKLLSRLSNHENIVQLYDVQQPQDFNSFKEVYIIQEYMPTDLVNVIESQILSEEHVQYFTYQILRGLKLIHSAGVIHRDLKPSNILINENCDLKICDFGLARLDVSHPNSSKIPKKGGISALTEYVATRWYRAPEIMLNSAQYSSEIDVWSVGCILAEMLTYRPLFPGKDYQNQLQLILQVLGTPMGEDFHSIKSARARSFIKSLKHQVRLDFADLCNNHPSRLQRHGRRKISPQGIDLLERMLAFNPDKRISVDEALSHPFVSRYHDPNDEPTTTPIAAEEFDFDVEKDKLDTMELKRQLYREIKQLRG, encoded by the coding sequence ATGGTGGTGTTTAATGTCTCGCAAAGCTTTAAGGTAGTTCGGGTGTTAGGTGAAGGGGCCTACGGTATTGTTTCACTTGCTATCCATGTACCTACCGGCACTCAGGTtgcaatcaagaagattgagCCATTTGATAAGCCTCTCTTCTGCTTGCGGACCTTGAGAGAAATCAAGCTATTGTCTCGTCTCAGTAACCACGAGAATATCGTACAACTATATGATGTGCAACAACCTCAagacttcaactctttcaaGGAGGTCTACATAATCCAGGAGTATATGCCTACTGACTTGGTAAATGTGATCGAGTCTCAGATTCTCAGTGAGGAACATGTTCAGTACTTCACCTACCAAATTTTGAGAGGGCTCAAACTCATCCATAGTGCTGGTGTTATACACAGAGATTTAAAGCCGTCCAATATTCTTATCAACGAGAATTGTGACTTGAAAATCTGTGATTTCGGGTTGGCTCGTTTGGATGTTCTGCACCCAAATTCGTCGAAGATACCAAAAAAAGGAGGAATATCGGCATTAACAGAGTATGTTGCTACTAGATGGTATAGGGCTCCAGAAATCATGCTCAATTCGGCCCAGTATTCATCTGAAATCGATGTTTGGTCTGTAGGCTGTATTCTTGCAGAGATGTTGACTTATAGACCTTTGTTTCCAGGCAAAGACTATCAGAACCAGTTGCAATTGATTCTCCAAGTTTTGGGAACTCCTATGGGAGAAGATTTCCATAGCATCAAATCTGCCAGAGCAAGGAGCTTCATAAAATCCCTAAAGCATCAAGTTCGTTTAGATTTTGCAGACCTTTGTAATAACCATCCTTCAAGATTGCAAAGACACGGCAGAAGGAAGATCAGCCCTCAGGGAATAGATCTCTTAGAGAGGATGTTGGCCTTCAACCCAGACAAAAGAATATCCGTAGATGAAGCTTTATCACATCCATTTGTTTCCAGATACCATGATCCAAATGATGAACCAACGACAACGCCAATAGCAGCAGAAGAGTTTGACTTCGATgtagaaaaagacaagCTAGATACCATGGAGTTGAAGAGGCAATTATACAGAGAAATAAAACAACTAAGAGGCTAG
- a CDS encoding putative vacuolar sorting protein (go_component nucleus~go_function DNA binding~go_process nucleosome assembly) — SEAQNLQKSLDQLAQWEKEMSVAEKDAEIYRIKRTQQSYATRRDILKSVKMFWYIVLAENDDFAEYVNVEDLKYLESIENLYVYYPVADSDDTSGDNYKDFSITITFADSDDSLVPPQEVTKNFRTIVKDGEETIVSDPVDIEWPEELQSINPILIKKENKGKELTKDQKKNYRLGMKSFFSWFAWTGEKSGKEFRSGEDLTRLIVDDLFLNALKYYVLALPNEDEDDQSDEEDSSEGEELDLSEEEDVDTGKR; from the coding sequence TCAGAAGCCCAAAATCTCCAGAAGAGCTTAGACCAACTTGCCCAGTGGGAGAAGGAGATGTCTGTGGCCGAGAAAGATGCCGAAATATACAGAATCAAACGCACCCAACAGCTGTATGCTACCCGTCGAGACATTCTCAAGCTGGTCAAGATGTTCTGGTACATTGTTTTGGCAGAAAATGACGACTTTGCAGAGTACGTCAATGTAGAAGACTTGAAGTATCTTGAGTCCATCGAGAATTTGTACGTCTATTACCCTGTAGCAGACTCAGATGATACTAGTGGTGACAACTATAAGGATTTCTCTATCACCATCACCTTTGCTGATTCTGATGATCTGCTTGTGCCACCACAGGAAGTTACCAAGAACTTCAGAACCATCGTTAAAGATGGTGAAGAAACAATTGTCTCAGACCCCGTAGACATAGAATGGCCAGAAGAATTGCAATCTATAAATCCCATTCtaatcaagaaggaaaataAAGGTAAAGAATTGACCAAAGACCAAAAAAAGAACTACAGATTGGGAATGAAGTCgttcttctcttggttTGCTTGGACAGGAGAAAAACTGGGCAAAGAATTCAGAAGCGGAGAGGATCTTACAAGGCTTATAGTAGAcgatttgttcttgaatgcCTTAAAGTACTACGTATTGGCACTTccaaatgaagatgaagatgatcaaagtgatgaagaagacagttCAGAAGGTGAGGAGCTTGACTTGagcgaagaagaagacgttGACACTGGAAAACGT
- a CDS encoding predicted protein produces MGKRKSSAKPQKKIKQTLDVTFTCLFCNHEKSVICTLDKKNSLGELHCKICGQSFQTAIHSLSQPVDIYSDWIDACEDLAEEAEKNGGGEEKEEYSDDEYETNRSRPVDSGDDEY; encoded by the coding sequence ATGGGTAAGAGAAAGTCGTCGGCCAAACCgcaaaagaagatcaaaCAGACGTTGGACGTCACGTTCACTTGTTTATTCTGTAATCATGAAAAGTCGGTGATATGTACATTAGATAAGAAGAACTCTTTGGGAGAGTTGCATTGCAAGATCTGTGGACAGAGTTTCCAGACCGCTATACATTCGTTATCGCAGCCAGTAGATATATACTCTGATTGGATTGATGCCTGTGAGGACTTGGCTGAAGAAGCCGAGAAGAACGGCGgaggagaagaaaaggaagagtACAGCGACGACGAATATGAGACCAATAGATCCAGACCCGTTGACTCGGGCGATGACGAGTATTAG
- a CDS encoding microtubule-associated protein: MSSKDVEASDSTSAFDLCKIRDILEKQASNLKGVQTSDVDWFLRDYSISAVGDRPDDQKSHSSNSKHRSNSTSASNASNVTETNSNASNISSNDTKKTVSNNSLSPVSSHLNTNISNTNGNNLHKTKPSIAPVQEENVLPIVAPESPVQRRDSTRRKSSVSSLGSTSSSSGGFFSKLKVKLGHNKPAKQPVFKSNYDMRMKKGTNDTNVNVGSSSPSFGPSVPSAKMNGTAESSFELARSSPNVEMASTDSFEESVDPRLEEYIKFYQQKDIRRSSVASRRSSVASASSASTTASIPSHPAISPLPSALVNGYDNVTYNKNVAESEPPSTTSKFSSFLRPPSVLDSDSNFKNLKPFKRVAFHSSTFLIDPPQQIPSRTPRKGNVEIIGTTVKINPLTDEDKLAMEKSQMGQGGGIVVGGTGALGLIKKDKDEEDEEDEEEVNGEPGSPESPKDGLIKNDSISSTEDEPAVDKKARALNIDKPMIHHQPAPAGYSIPVKKMALDLMYTRCCHLREILPIPAILKQIPKGSMAPLPVLQLRNPTPTMVEIQTFADFLRIAPVICVSLDGVSLSLEQFKILLAAMSAKKQLEKISLRNTPMDQEGWAMLCWFLSRNTVLNRLDITQCPSLSVNVLKKRKKRNSDAKKDEEVKRMTCNADNRSDMDWSLFVATLVARGGIEELILTGCCITDLDNFEKLMKLAVSKKTNRLGLAYNQLTPKHVKIVVDNWLFRDFARGLDLGYNDFSSIQMLKIFLDFKNEHKDFEELISKSMLAFLSLNSTNSMFNEYFKEVFESILLKLPNLKYLDFSNNQRLFGTFSKSPSVDSNSGIELHSDNSSISSSTSSSSSKDLGLSESAITQYFTSKLPLFPKLIRLHLENINFSQSSLLSIAKVMPFCKNLGYFSLLGNRIELTAASALINALKNSKTLIALDCDNDNFPDLFKERIGLYCMRNMERLLYASKSVDLDLNDSGNENAGESLTESMNKILSMKAKQKLDLTSPEVSKFIRRALKIRQELKATIDELLQLQLRNELDLEGKETLIRFIFIDSSIEKGLQLIDPSLTDVDNNILEQLANSAEDEKNLKKALFIQYDDQNLGVPKSNDIPPSISPLGMSRSTSRTNLSNLDRQEGSVLKLSRLHDFHHQHEEGYMGDVSGEDLRKKLRGVEFADLEKIISYLEELKNKGISLGKVYNMHGKNPHRQTLEPVSADGDRINEAYDKVLSTFAHK; this comes from the exons ATGTCGTCAAAAGATGTGGAAGCTTCCGACAGCACTTCCGCCTTCGATCTCTGCAAGATCAGAGACATTCTAGAGAAACAGGCCTCTAACTTGAAGGGCGTGCAAACGTCGGATGTGGACTGGTTTCTCAGAGACTATTCCATATCTGCGGTGGGAGACAGACCCGATGATCAAAAATCCCATTCCAGTAACAGCAAACATAGAAGTAATTCGACTAGTGCCAGTAATGCGAGTAATGTTACTGAAACTAATAGCAATGCCAGTAATATTAGCAGCAACGACACCAAAAAAACGGtatccaacaactcgttATCACCGGTTTCGTCTCATCTCAACACAAACATCTCCAACACCAACGGGAACAACTTGCATAAGACAAAGCCATCCATAGCTCCGGTTCAGGAAGAAAACGTACTACCCATCGTAGCTCCAGAGTCGCCCGTGCAGCGCCGGGATAGCACTCGACGTAAAAGTCTGGTTTCGTCTTTGGGCAGCAcgtcgtcatcgtctgGCGGATTTTTCTCGAAACTCAAAGTCAAACTCGGCCACA ACAAGCCCGCAAAGCAGCCTGTATTCAAGTCGAACTACGATATGCGCATGAAGAAGGGTACAAACGACACAAATGTGAATGTAGGCTCGTCGTCTCCTTCGTTTGGCCCCTCTGTACCATCAGCGAAGATGAATGGAACTGCTGAATCCAGTTTTGAACTCGCTCGATCCAGTCCCAATGTTGAAATGGCTTCGACAGATTCGTTTGAGGAATCTGTAGATCCACGTTTGGAGGAGTACATCAAGTTCTACCAGCAGAAGGATATCCGTCGTAGCTCAGTAGCCTCACGTAGATCATCTGTAGCGTCGGCTTCTTCTGCAAGCACCACTGCATCGATTCCCAGCCATCCAGCAATATCCCCACTTCCTAGTGCCTTGGTTAATGGCTACGATAATGTCACATACAACAAAAATGTTGCCGAGTCTGAGCCACCTTCGACTACCAGCAAgttttcatctttcttgAGAC CGCCTTCGGTACTAGATTCTGATTCgaatttcaaaaatttgAAGCCCTTCAAACGAGTTGCTTTCCATCTGTCAACGTTCTTGATCGATCCACCTCAGCAGATTCCTTCTAGAACTCCCAGAAAAGGAAACGTAGAAATTATCGGCACTACTGTGAAAATCAACCCACTCACCGACGAGGACAAACTCGCTATGGAGAAGTCCCAGATGGGCCAGGGTGGAGGCATTGTAGTTGGAGGAACAGGAGCTTTGGGACTCATAAAGAAAGAtaaggatgaagaagatgaagaagatgaagaagaagtaaaCGGCGAGCCAGGTTCCCCAGAATCTCCTAAGGACGGCTTAATTAAGAATGACTCCATAAGTTCAACAGAGGATGAACCAGCCGTAGATAAAAAGGCAAGAGCCCTCAACATTGACAAGCCCATGATTCACCACCAACCAGCACCAGCAGGCTACAGCATTCCggtgaagaaaatggctCTTGATCTCATGTATACTAGATGTTGTCATTTACGGGAAATATTACCCATTCCTGCTATTCTCAAGCAGATTCCCAAGGGCTCAATGGCCCCATTGCCTGTGCTTCAGTTGAGAAACCCAACACCGACGATGGTTGAGATTCAGACGTTTGcagatttcttgagaattgCACCGGTTATCTGTGTCTCGTTGGATGGTGTCAGCTTATCTTTGGAGCAATTCAAGATATTGTTAGCAGCCATGAGTGCAAAGAAGCAACTAGAGAAAATCAGTTTGCGTAATACGCCTATGGACCAAGAAGGATGGGCCATGTTGTGTTGGTTCTTATCGAGAAATACAGTCTTGAATCGATTGGATATCACCCAATGCCCATCTTTGTCAGTAAATgtattgaagaagagaaagaagagaaactcTGATGCTAAgaaggacgaagaagtcaagagaATGACCTGTAATGCAGACAACAGATCTGATATGGACTGGTCCTTATTCGTAGCTACGTTGGTGGCCAGAGGTGGTATAGAAGAACTTATCTTGACAGGTTGCTGCATCACAGATTTGGACAACTtcgagaagttgatgaagttggcAGTATCCAAAAAGACCAACAGGTTGGGCCTTGCTTACAATCAGTTGACTCCAAAGCATGTCAAGATCGTTGTGGATAACTGGCTCTTCCGAGACTTTGCCAGAGGCTTGGATCTTGGCTACAACGACTTCCTGTCTATTCAGATGCTTAAGATCTTCCtcgacttcaagaacgaaCATAAGGACTTTGAGGAATTGATTTCTAAATCTATGTTGGCCTTCTTGAGTTTAAACTCAACGAACTCGATGTTCAACGAATATTTCAAGGAGGTGTTTGAGTCGATCCTCTTGAAGCTTCCAAACTTGAAATATCTAGATTTCTCCAATAACCAGCGATTGTTTGGAACTTTCAGTAAATCTCCAAGCGTGGATAGTAATTCAGGTATAGAGTTGCATTCTGATAATTCCAGTATTTCTAGTTCAACctcatcgtcttcttcgaaAGACTTGGGATTAAGCGAGTCTGCAATCACTCAATACTTCACTTCCAAGCTTCCATTGTTTCCAAAGTTGATTAGATTACACTTGGAAaacatcaacttcagcCAATCTTCTCTCCTTTCCATTGCCAAGGTTATGCCTTTCTGTAAGAACTTGGGCTACTTCTCGTTGTTGGGAAATAGAATTGAGTTGACGGCAGCAAGTGCGTTGATCAATGCCTTGAAGAACTCGAAGACATTGATAGCTTTGGATTGTGATAACGATAACTTCCCGGATTTattcaaagaaagaattggttTGTATTGTATGAGGAACATGGAAAGATTACTCTATGCCTCCAAGAGTGTGGACCTTGATTTGAACGATTCCGGAAATGAAAATGCAGGCGAATCTTTGACAGAGTCCATGAACAAGATTTTATCAATGAAGGCCAAACAGAAACTCGACTTGACTTCCCCTGAAGTCAGCAAGTTCATACGGAGAGCATTGAAGATTAGACAGGAGTTGAAGGCAACAATCGACGAATTATTGCAGCTACAATTGCGAAACGAATTGGAccttgaaggaaaagaaaccTTGATCAGAtttatcttcattgattCTTCCATTGAAAAGGGACTTCAGTTGATTGATCCATCGTTGACAGATGTGGATAACAATATCCTTGAACAGTTAGCCAATTCAgcagaagacgaaaagaaTCTCAAGAAAGCGTTGTTCATCCAGTATGATGATCAAAACTTAGGGGTTCCTAAGAGCAACGACATTCCACCCAGCATATCTCCTCTTGGTATGTCAAGATCGACCTCAAGAACTAATTTGTCTAACTTGGACAGACAAGAGGGTTCggtcttgaagttgtcgaGATTGCACGACTTCCACCATCAACATGAAGAGGGCTACATGGGGGATGTTTCTGGCGAGGATCTTCGTAAGAAATTGAGAGGTGTTGAGTTTGcagatttggaaaagatcatTTCCTATctagaagagttgaagaacaaaggAATTTCTCTTGGTAAAGTTTACAACATGCACGGAAAGAACCCGCATAGGCAA ACATTAGAACCTGTTTCGGCAGACGGAGACCGCATAAACGAAGCATACGACAAGGTCTTGAGTACATTTGCACATAAGTAA